The DNA window ATACCAGTAAAATTATTAATTTTTTTTAATTGTACAAATTTATATAAACCTTTAACATCACGTTTTTGACAAACAGATAACGGAGTATCTACAAAAATTTCAATAAACTCATTTTTTTTAAATAAAATTTTAACACTTTCTCTATCTTCTCGATAAGGAGAAATTAATGCAACAAAAACTATAATACCTGCATCCATCATTATTTTTGCTATTTCTCCTACACGACGAATGTTTTCTTTACGATCTTTTTTATCAAAACTTAAATCACGACATAGTCCATAACGTATATTGTCACCATCTAATAAATAAGTA is part of the Candidatus Tachikawaea gelatinosa genome and encodes:
- the cysC gene encoding adenylyl-sulfate kinase, whose protein sequence is MKNNKNIIWHNHKIKRRDRENNHGHLSKVLWFTGLSGSGKSTIAGMLERIFFKKKLSTYLLDGDNIRYGLCRDLSFDKKDRKENIRRVGEIAKIMMDAGIIVFVALISPYREDRESVKILFKKNEFIEIFVDTPLSVCQKRDVKGLYKFVQLKKINNFTGINDDYEKPLSPDIWLDGTKSLINTMRDLLKNLRRYNLV